A region from the Bacillus sp. Marseille-P3661 genome encodes:
- the fliW gene encoding flagellar assembly protein FliW has protein sequence MKIQTKYHGEVEVDAANIIHFNQGIPSFVEEKQFYILPFSDDTPFLIMQSIQTPGLAFVVVSPFNFFDDYSAKLSDQVVEQLQIEEQEDVALYVILTVQEPFEKTTANLQGPIVINSKKNLGKQIILNDTNYRTKHLILNQKASVGQEG, from the coding sequence TGCAGCTAATATTATTCATTTTAATCAAGGAATTCCTAGCTTTGTAGAAGAAAAACAGTTTTATATCCTGCCGTTTTCAGATGACACGCCTTTTCTTATTATGCAATCCATACAAACACCAGGGCTAGCTTTCGTGGTTGTTAGTCCATTTAATTTCTTTGATGATTACTCAGCAAAACTATCCGACCAAGTTGTGGAACAGCTACAAATTGAGGAACAAGAAGACGTTGCCCTTTATGTGATCTTAACCGTTCAAGAACCGTTCGAAAAAACAACTGCCAACTTACAAGGTCCAATCGTCATTAATTCTAAAAAGAATCTTGGTAAACAAATTATTTTGAATGATACGAACTACAGAACAAAACATTTAATACTTAACCAAAAAGCCTCCGTAGGACAGGAGGGTTAA
- the csrA gene encoding carbon storage regulator CsrA, protein MLVLTRKLNETIQIGDDIEIKILAIDGEQIKIGIDAPKHVDIHRKEVYLAIQQENSKAANMSLDVLKNFTNKIKK, encoded by the coding sequence ATGTTAGTACTTACTCGTAAATTAAATGAAACCATTCAAATCGGTGATGATATTGAAATTAAAATTCTGGCTATTGATGGGGAGCAAATTAAGATCGGAATAGATGCTCCCAAACATGTGGATATTCATCGCAAAGAGGTTTATCTTGCAATTCAACAAGAAAATAGTAAAGCAGCAAACATGTCTTTAGATGTTTTAAAAAATTTCACAAATAAAATAAAAAAATAG